A genomic stretch from Erigeron canadensis isolate Cc75 chromosome 9, C_canadensis_v1, whole genome shotgun sequence includes:
- the LOC122581121 gene encoding E3 ubiquitin-protein ligase SIRP1-like, whose product MEEDRESIRYWCHQCERPVVPILGIETVKCGSCNGEFIEEMGDHLHQGGGGGSDPDLDPDRAVSLWAPILLGMMNNPRRRRRFTHIEFDDDEEERQVERDDDDSYERYRRYQFQDPRMGGDSDLDREFQTVIRRRDRRPSAILQLLEGVRSGMVSESENNRDRENGTDGNRERVILINPFNQTIIVQGGGGSGRNRSQTHPIGSLGDYFSGPGLELLLQHLAENDPNRYGTPPAKKEAVEAIPNVTVEENSVQCSVCLDDFEVGAEAKEMPCKHRFHSECILPWLELHSSCPVCRFELPSDESKLHQDQEGSGGESENAGNNRRFSVSLPWPLSSLFSSTSGPESGSLVTSTSASGSSSSPQDHEPHGEEDH is encoded by the coding sequence ATGGAGGAAGATAGAGAGTCAATAAGATATTGGTGTCATCAATGTGAGAGGCCAGTAGTTCCGATTTTAGGTATCGAAACGGTTAAATGTGGTTCTTGTAATGGCGAATTTATCGAGGAAATGGGCGATCACCTCCATcagggtggtggtggtggttctGACCCGGATCTTGACCCGGACCGGGCAGTTTCTCTATGGGCTCCAATCTTGTTAGGTATGATGAATAATCCTAGACGTCGTAGGAGATTTACCCACATTGAGTTTGATGACGATGAGGAGGAACGTCAAGTAGAgcgtgatgatgatgattcgtATGAACGTTATCGTCGTTATCAGTTTCAGGATCCTCGTATGGGAGGAGACTCTGATTTGGACCGTGAGTTTCAGACGGTTATTAGGAGGAGAGATAGAAGGCCTTCTGCGATTTTGCAGCTTCTTGAAGGTGTTAGATCAGGGATGGTATCTGAATCTGAAAACAATAGGGATAGGGAGAATGGAACGGATGGTAATAGGGAACGTGTTATTTTGATTAATCCGTTTAATCAGACTATTATTGTTCAAGGTGGAGGTGGTAGTGGCAGAAATAGGTCACAGACTCACCCGATTGGTTCTTTGGGTGATTACTTTTCGGGACCTGGGTTAGAGTTACTGTTGCAGCATTTGGCTGAGAATGACCCGAATAGATATGGGACTCCACCAGCAAAAAAAGAGGCGGTGGAGGCAATACCGAATGTGACAGTTGAGGAAAATTCAGTTCAATGTTCAGTATGTTTGGATGATTTTGAGGTTGGAGCTGAAGCTAAAGAAATGCCTTGTAAACATAGGTTTCATAGTGAATGTATCTTGCCATGGCTCGAGCTTCATAGCTCGTGTCCTGTTTGCAGGTTCGAGTTGCCTTCTGATGAATCAAAATTACACCAAGATCAAGAAGGGTCTGGTGGTGAATCCGAGAATGCTGGGAACAATAGACGATTTTCTGTTTCTCTCCCTTGGCCTCTTAGCAGCTTATTCTCGTCAACAAGTGGGCCTGAAAGTGGGAGCTTGGTGACATCAACATCAGCATCAGGTTCTAGTTCATCTCCACAAGATCATGAACCTCATGGTGAGGAAGATCACTAG
- the LOC122582710 gene encoding uncharacterized protein LOC122582710: MLCPELNTQIQTWLRDYDKIQSFAVFLIYIQIGCALIGSLGALYNGVSLINVVIGLFALVAIESSSQSLGRTYAALLFSAILLDILWFCLFSHEIWYISSEIYGEFAIFSVRLTLLMQIIGFTVRSSSSLLWIQMYRLGPSLVDITVPRDGDLDSRNSFMCPATPPVIRRAAGSVDPIYDPGFYSSLFSDNQDEGSLHLGGQYHSVSMDGSLSDSLLKPALGKSLRSKHEKSVVSRLGSL, encoded by the exons ATGCTTTGTCCTGAATTAAACACTCAGATTCAAACATGGCTTCGTGATTACGATAAGATTCAATCCTTTGCCGTTTTTCTCATTTACATTCAG ATTGGTTGTGCTTTGATCGGATCATTGGGAGCGTTATATAATGGAGTTTCGCTTATAAATGTTGTTATTGGATTATTTGCATTGGTTGCTATCGAGAGTAGCAGCCAGAGTCTCGGCCGGACGTACGCAGCTCTTTTGTTTTCCGCGATTTTGTTAGACATTTTGTGGTTCTGCCTATTTTCTCATGAAATATG GTACATTTCTTCTGAGATTTATGGAGAGTTTGCCATCTTTTCTGTGAGATTGACCCTGTTAATGCAAATTATTGGGTTCACAGTAAGATCCTCATCCTCGTTATTATGGATTCAGATGTATAGATTGGGGCCATCACTTGTAGATATTACAGTTCCTCGAGATGGAGACTTGGATTCAAGGAACAGTTTTATGTGTCCTGCTACCCCTCCTGTAATTAGACGTGCTGCTGGGTCTGTTGACCCCATATATGATCCAGGGTTCTACTCATCTCTTTTTTCAGATAACCAAGATGAAGGATCTTTACACTTG GGAGGTCAATATCATAGCGTTAGCATGGACGGGTCTCTGTCTGATTCTCTGCTGAAGCCAGCTCTAGGCAAATCTCTTCGGTCCAAACAT GAAAAAAGTGTAGTAAGCAGGCTCGGGAGCCTTTAA